The DNA segment GTTGGCTACTTCAATAATAGCAATGAAGCAACACAAAAACTCACATATAATCAGTTTGTTGAACAGCTTGAGAAAAATAACGTGAAGTCCTTTTCGATGCAGCCGTCAAACGGCGTTTATGAAATTAGAGGCGAATTGAAAAGTTCAAACGACAATAAATATTTTTTAACATATGTTTTTAACAGTGATAGAGCGCTTGATCGTATTGATGAAGTTGCCCAACAAGCGAATGTTGAGGTGGAAGTATTAGAAGCGGAACAAACAAGTGGATGGGTCTCCTTCTTTACGACCATCATTCCATTTGTCATTCTCTTTATTCTATTCTTCTTCCTTTTAAACCAAGCTCAAGGCGGCGGTAGCCGTGTTATGAACTTTGGTAAGAGTAAGGCGAAACTTTATAATGAAGACAAAAAACGCGTACGCTTTAAAGATGTCGCAGGAGCGGACGAAGAAAAACAAGAGCTGGAAGAAGTTGTAGAGTTCTTGAAGGACCCTCGAAAATTCGCTGAGCTAGGTGCTCGTATTCCAAAAGGTGTCCTCCTTGTCGGACCTCCCGGAACCGGTAAAACATTGCTTGCACGTGCTGTTGCGGGTGAAGCTGGCGTTCCGTTCTTCTCCATTAGTGGATCCGATTTCGTTGAAATGTTTGTCGGTGTCGGTGCTTCGCGTGTTCGTGATTTGTTTGAACAGGCAAAGAAAAACGCTCCATGTATTATTTTCATTGACGAAATCGATGCGGTAGGGCGTCAACGTGGTGCCGGTCTTGGTGGTGGCCATGATGAACGTGAACAAACGTTAAACCAATTGCTAGTTGAAATGGATGGATTTAGTGCTAACGAAGGGATTATTATTATCGCTGCAACGAACCGTCCAGATATTCTTGACCCAGCGTTATTACGTCCTGGCCGCTTTGACCGTCAAATTACGGTTGATCGCCCTGACGTAACAGGACGTGAAGCGGTGCTTAGAGTACATGCTCGAAATAAACCGTTAGATGAATCGGTTGATTTAAAAGCTATTGCGATGAGAACTCCTGGTTTTTCTGGTGCCGATCTTGAAAACTTACTAAATGAGGCGGCATTAGTTGCTGCTCGGCAAAATAAAAAGAAAATCGATATGTCTGATATCGATGAAGCAACGGATCGTGTCATCGCAGGTCCAGCGAAGAAAAGTCGCGTTATCTCTGAAAAAGAGCGGAAGATTGTCGCCTTTCACGAAGCAGGACATACGATTATCGGTCTTGTATTAGATGAAGCGGAAATGGTCCATAAGGTAACGATTGTTCCTCGTGGTCAAGCGGGTGGATATGCGGTTATGTTACCGAAAGAAGATCGTTACTTTATGACAAAACCGGAGCTTTTAGATAAAATTACAGGGCTATTAGGTGGTCGTGTTGCTGAAGAAATTGTGTTTGGTGAAGTATCTACAGGCGCGCATAACGACTTCCAACGTGCAACTAATATCGCTCGTCGTATGGTAACGGAATTTGGA comes from the Bacillus sp. (in: firmicutes) genome and includes:
- a CDS encoding ATP-dependent metallopeptidase FtsH/Yme1/Tma family protein yields the protein MNRIFRNTIFYLLIFLVIIGVVGYFNNSNEATQKLTYNQFVEQLEKNNVKSFSMQPSNGVYEIRGELKSSNDNKYFLTYVFNSDRALDRIDEVAQQANVEVEVLEAEQTSGWVSFFTTIIPFVILFILFFFLLNQAQGGGSRVMNFGKSKAKLYNEDKKRVRFKDVAGADEEKQELEEVVEFLKDPRKFAELGARIPKGVLLVGPPGTGKTLLARAVAGEAGVPFFSISGSDFVEMFVGVGASRVRDLFEQAKKNAPCIIFIDEIDAVGRQRGAGLGGGHDEREQTLNQLLVEMDGFSANEGIIIIAATNRPDILDPALLRPGRFDRQITVDRPDVTGREAVLRVHARNKPLDESVDLKAIAMRTPGFSGADLENLLNEAALVAARQNKKKIDMSDIDEATDRVIAGPAKKSRVISEKERKIVAFHEAGHTIIGLVLDEAEMVHKVTIVPRGQAGGYAVMLPKEDRYFMTKPELLDKITGLLGGRVAEEIVFGEVSTGAHNDFQRATNIARRMVTEFGMSEKLGPLQFGQSQGQVFLGRDLHSEQNYSDAIAYEIDLEIQRIIKECYERAKKILQENRDKLDLLANTLLEVETLDAEQIKHLYEKGTLPKREKYSYSDETKENVRVNIQKKIENDQQPSEEEETIDHKESNEPTHPEDGQKG